From Acidobacteriota bacterium, one genomic window encodes:
- a CDS encoding flagellar protein FlaG: protein MQTLVVNSPGDVRIPLEAVKDPAVRAAALVEVKEAQTEKTQADSQELARLQTALAQHDISLKFSKDETTNNIVVQMIDGRTGEAIRQFPTEVSLSLAANFMKLQGVFLDVEK from the coding sequence ATGCAGACATTAGTCGTAAACAGTCCGGGGGATGTACGCATCCCGCTCGAGGCGGTCAAAGATCCGGCCGTGAGAGCCGCAGCTTTAGTTGAGGTCAAAGAAGCCCAAACCGAGAAGACGCAGGCCGATTCTCAGGAGTTGGCCAGGCTGCAGACAGCATTGGCACAGCACGATATTTCGCTGAAGTTCAGCAAAGACGAGACGACAAATAACATCGTCGTCCAGATGATCGACGGGCGGACGGGTGAGGCGATACGTCAGTTCCCAACCGAGGTCTCGCTCTCTCTCGCAGCGAATTTCATGAAGCTCCAGGGCGTTTTCCTGGACGTCGAAAAGTAA